In Oryza sativa Japonica Group chromosome 2, ASM3414082v1, the following are encoded in one genomic region:
- the LOC4329898 gene encoding uncharacterized LOC4329898: MRRSSQGKSSSGGGVGGVRRYDVHGGGNLLACYAKAARPRPSKWDDAQKWLSRAGDDDCGGEATRRRSSCASADDGLLLPPPPAARKGAGGWRSWSNVEWEGAPAAMAPALKAARGDEGVDTKVVDAVQAYVPQRCVVSLRDVGTEMTPGGSKEPSRANTPRVVAPAATARVVARGTASPGQCDGGSRDSAVAGGVVDLRAARKRADQGHDEVAGTITAVSPATAWGDAERAKYMARYRREEMRIQAWENRERRKAELQMRTAEEKAERMRLRAQARTAGKLATAQAEAKARRARAEAELALGRPGGGAKGWLLTRSASWSSGSGRSPSSLSLRLPLLCR, translated from the exons ATGAGGAGGTCTTCTCAGGGGAAGagctccagcggcggcggcgttggcggcgtaCGGAGGTATGACGTGCACGGTGGTGGTAACTTGCTGGCCTGCTACGCGaaggcggcgaggccgaggccgtCCAAGTGGGACGACGCGCAGAAGTGGCTCTCCCGGGCGGGCGACGACGactgcggcggcgaagctaccCGGCGGAGGAGCTCCTGCGCCAGCGCCGACGACGGgctgctgctgcctcctccgccggcggcgcggaagGGGGCCGGCGGCTGGCGATCGTGGAGCAACGTGGAATGGGAGGGCGCGCccgcggcgatggcgccggcgctgaaggccgcgcgcggcgacgagggGGTGGACACCAAGGTGGTGGACGCCGTGCAGGCGTACGTGCCGCAGCGGTGCGTGGTGTCGCTGAGGGACGTCGGCACGGAGATGACGCCCGGCGGGAGCAAGGAGCCGTCGAGGGCGAACACTCCCCGCGTcgtcgcgccggcggcgaccgcccgtgtcgtcgcgcggGGCACGGCTTCGCCTGGGCAATGCGACGGCGGGTCGCGTGacagcgccgtcgccggcggcgtggtggaTCTCCGGGCGGCTCGCAAGCGCGCCGATCAGGGGCACGACGAAGTCGCGGGCACGATCACGGCCGTGTCGCCCGCGACGGCGTGGGGCGACGCGGAGCGCGCCAAGTACATGGCCAG GTACAGGCGCGAGGAGATGAGAATCCAGGCGTGGGAGAACCGGGAGCGGCGGAAGGCGGAGCTGCAGATGCGGACGGCGGAGGAGAAGGCCGAGCGGATGAGGCTGCGCGCGCaggcgaggacggcggggaagctggcgacggcgcaggcggaggccaaggcgcggcgcgcgcgcgccgaggcCGAGCTGGCGCTGGGCCGCCCGGGAGGCGGTGCCAAGGGTTGGCTGCTCACGCGGAGCGCGAGCtggagcagcggcagcggccgctcgccctcctctctctcgctccGGTTGCCGCTGCTGTGCCGCTGA
- the LOC4329897 gene encoding transcription factor GTE9 isoform X1, producing the protein MTPTVLMEFGQQRQIKRGYDEMAFRGMASAAPRGYAETVGESEGAAGSPVRVDSEDSSAPKRKCISLNSDGFDVKREIFVPAKMSSSERRHLRKRFRTELDSVRNLLKKPEFAVPVPVNRAPALSSSAAPRGKKGQRGNHVVRGAKGRFLPTKPRPEASTVLTEDAIFKQCDAILKKLMTQKCSNIFDSPVDAVKLNIPDYFQIIKKPMDLGTIRNKLDSGSYTSPSEFAADVRLTFSNAMTYNPRGHVVHDYAIQLNKMFESRWRTIEKKLASIATEAHVEVDRADSKRRKTPPVDCSEVSTECVRPTESVRPTESVKPKMTFEEKESFGNCLASLSEDPEVPSHIIDLLQQCIDNNTDQLGDGEIEIDIHAVSDDLLFELKKHVDKYLQEREQSQQAKSEPSENEAANVSGLSHSSTNPCKGGDPVEEDVDICGNASPILIEKDAHNNPNKCGSPSSSSSDSGSSSSDSESGSDSESEQEKGGSPGKPKGSKRSEQLVEQEKSDVISPVDAIRPADDVELREQDNESKPAPEGENSKPDRQVSPDKLLRAALLRSRYADVIVKAQGILSQGGDKQEELEKLQKEEKARLLAEGNAAMEARRAEAEAEAKRKRDLEREKARQALQEASEKNCIYWCRAFFFPLKFEWFNLMQMERTVEINDNLHLKDLEMLGTATTEHIVSSVDETSPEHSQDGMPSFLPGSGNPLEQLGLFMKADEEEEEEDPSSVPSTKDAEEGEIN; encoded by the exons ATGACACCGACGGTCCTCATGGAGTTTGGGCAGCAGAGGCAGATTAAGCGGGGCTACGATGAAATGGCGTTCCGGGGCATGGCGTCAGCGGCGCCACGGGGTTACGCGGAGACCGTTGGCGAGTCGGAGGGCGCGGCAGGCAGCCCCGTTCGTGTTGACTCCGAGGACTCTTCGGCCCCCAAGCGCAAGTGCATCAGCCTAAACAGCGACGGCTTCGATGTCAAGCGGGAGATTTTCGTCCCAGCCAAGATGTCCTCCTCCGAGAGGAGGCATCTCCGGAAGAGGTTCCGCACAGAGCTTGATTCGGTCCGGAATCTCCTCAAGAAGCCGGAGTTTGCTGTCCCTGTCCCTGTCAATAGAGCTCCCGCGCTCTCGTCCTCGGCTGCCCCTCGAGGTAAGAAGGGACAGCGTGGTAACCATGTGGTCCGTGGTGCCAAGGGGCGTTTCTTGCCTACAAAGCCCCGACCTGAGGCTTCCACGGTGTTGACTGAGGATGCGATTTTTAAGCAATGCGATGCTATTCTGAAAAAGCTGATGACTCAGAAATGTAGTAACATATTCGACTCCCCGGTTGATGCTGTTAAGCTGAATATTCCAGATTATTTTCAAATCATCAAGAAACCGATGGATCTTGGAACTATCAGGAATAAGCTTGACTCTGGTTCCTACACGAGTCCATCTGAATTTGCAGCCGATGTACGGCTGACCTTTTCAAATGCGATGACTTACAATCCTCGTGGGCATGTAGTGCATGATTATGCCATTCAACTAAACAAGATGTTTGAATCAAGATGGAGGACAATTGAAAAGAAGCTGGCTTCCATTGCCACAGAGGCGCACGTCGAGGTTGACAGGGCTGACTCAAAGAGGAGGAAGACTCCCCCTGTGGACTGCAGTGAGGTGTCAACAGAGTGTGTGAGGCCAACAGAGTCTGTTAGACCAACAGAGTCTGTAAAGCCAAAAATGACATTCGAGGAGAAAGAATCATTTGGGAACTGTTTGGCATCTTTGTCTGAGGATCCGGAGGTACCTTCACACATCATTGATTTGTTGCAGCAATGCATTGACAACAACACAGATCAGCTTGGTGATGGAGAGATAGAGATTGATATCCATGCTGTCAGTGATGACCTACTATTCGAGTTGAAGAAACATGTTGACAAGTATTTGCAAGAGAGAGAGCAGAGCCAGCAGGCAAAATCTGAGCCTTCTGAGAATGAGGCTGCTAATGTATCTGGCCTTAGCCACTCCTCTACAAATCCCTGCAAAG GTGGTGATCCAGTTGAGGAGGATGTAGATATTTGCGGGAATGCATCCCCTATATTGATAGAAAAAGATGCACACAACAATCCTAACAAGTGTGGTAGCCCAAGTAGTTCCAGCAGTGACTCTGGATCTTCTTCCAGCG ATTCTGAGTCGGGCAGTGACAGTGAAAGCGAACAAGAAAAAGGTGGTAGCCCAGGAAAGCCGAAG GGAAGTAAGAGATCTGAACAACTGGTGGAGCAAGAAAAGAGTGATGTTATAAGTCCAGTCGATGCCATCC GTCCTGCTGATGATGTGGAGCTCCGTGAGCAGGATAACGAGTCAAAGCCTGCCCCAGAGG GGGAGAATTCAAAACCCGACAGGCAAGTCTCCCCAGACAAGCTCTTAAGAGCAGCCCTCCTTAGGAGTCGTTATGCTGATGTGATTGTTAAGGCACAGGGGATTCTCAGCCAG GGTGGAGACAAACAGGAGGAGCTGGAAAAGCTCCAGAAGGAAG AGAAAGCAAGGCTGTTGGCTGAAGGAAATGCAGCTATGGAAGCTCGAAGAGCTGAAGCTGAAGCTGAAGCCAAGCGTAAACGGGACCTTGAGAGGGAGAAAGCTCGCCAGGCCCTGCAGGAGGCTAGTGAAAAAAACTGCATTTACTGGTGTCGAGCTTTCTTTTTCCCGCTAAAATTTGAGTGGTTTAACTTAATGCAGATGGAGAGAACGGTGGAAATCAATGACAACCTCCATCTAAAGGATTTGGAAATGCTTGGAACGGCAACCACAGAACATATTGTGAGTTCTGTTGATGAGACTAGTCCTGAGCATTCCCAGGATGGCATGCCCAGTTTTCTTCCTGGATCAGGCAATCCATTGGAACAGCTGGGACTCTTCATGAAAgcagatgaggaggaagaggaagaagatcctAGCAGTGTCCCCAGCACTAAAGATGCAGAGGAAGGAGAGATCAACTAG
- the LOC4329897 gene encoding transcription factor GTE9 isoform X2: MTPTVLMEFGQQRQIKRGYDEMAFRGMASAAPRGYAETVGESEGAAGSPVRVDSEDSSAPKRKCISLNSDGFDVKREIFVPAKMSSSERRHLRKRFRTELDSVRNLLKKPEFAVPVPVNRAPALSSSAAPRGKKGQRGNHVVRGAKGRFLPTKPRPEASTVLTEDAIFKQCDAILKKLMTQKCSNIFDSPVDAVKLNIPDYFQIIKKPMDLGTIRNKLDSGSYTSPSEFAADVRLTFSNAMTYNPRGHVVHDYAIQLNKMFESRWRTIEKKLASIATEAHVEVDRADSKRRKTPPVDCSEVSTECVRPTESVRPTESVKPKMTFEEKESFGNCLASLSEDPEVPSHIIDLLQQCIDNNTDQLGDGEIEIDIHAVSDDLLFELKKHVDKYLQEREQSQQAKSEPSENEAANVSGLSHSSTNPCKGGDPVEEDVDICGNASPILIEKDAHNNPNKCGSPSSSSSDSGSSSSDSESGSDSESEQEKGGSPGKPKGSKRSEQLVEQEKSDVISPVDAIRPADDVELREQDNESKPAPEGENSKPDRQVSPDKLLRAALLRSRYADVIVKAQGILSQGGDKQEELEKLQKEEKARLLAEGNAAMEARRAEAEAEAKRKRDLEREKARQALQEMERTVEINDNLHLKDLEMLGTATTEHIVSSVDETSPEHSQDGMPSFLPGSGNPLEQLGLFMKADEEEEEEDPSSVPSTKDAEEGEIN; encoded by the exons ATGACACCGACGGTCCTCATGGAGTTTGGGCAGCAGAGGCAGATTAAGCGGGGCTACGATGAAATGGCGTTCCGGGGCATGGCGTCAGCGGCGCCACGGGGTTACGCGGAGACCGTTGGCGAGTCGGAGGGCGCGGCAGGCAGCCCCGTTCGTGTTGACTCCGAGGACTCTTCGGCCCCCAAGCGCAAGTGCATCAGCCTAAACAGCGACGGCTTCGATGTCAAGCGGGAGATTTTCGTCCCAGCCAAGATGTCCTCCTCCGAGAGGAGGCATCTCCGGAAGAGGTTCCGCACAGAGCTTGATTCGGTCCGGAATCTCCTCAAGAAGCCGGAGTTTGCTGTCCCTGTCCCTGTCAATAGAGCTCCCGCGCTCTCGTCCTCGGCTGCCCCTCGAGGTAAGAAGGGACAGCGTGGTAACCATGTGGTCCGTGGTGCCAAGGGGCGTTTCTTGCCTACAAAGCCCCGACCTGAGGCTTCCACGGTGTTGACTGAGGATGCGATTTTTAAGCAATGCGATGCTATTCTGAAAAAGCTGATGACTCAGAAATGTAGTAACATATTCGACTCCCCGGTTGATGCTGTTAAGCTGAATATTCCAGATTATTTTCAAATCATCAAGAAACCGATGGATCTTGGAACTATCAGGAATAAGCTTGACTCTGGTTCCTACACGAGTCCATCTGAATTTGCAGCCGATGTACGGCTGACCTTTTCAAATGCGATGACTTACAATCCTCGTGGGCATGTAGTGCATGATTATGCCATTCAACTAAACAAGATGTTTGAATCAAGATGGAGGACAATTGAAAAGAAGCTGGCTTCCATTGCCACAGAGGCGCACGTCGAGGTTGACAGGGCTGACTCAAAGAGGAGGAAGACTCCCCCTGTGGACTGCAGTGAGGTGTCAACAGAGTGTGTGAGGCCAACAGAGTCTGTTAGACCAACAGAGTCTGTAAAGCCAAAAATGACATTCGAGGAGAAAGAATCATTTGGGAACTGTTTGGCATCTTTGTCTGAGGATCCGGAGGTACCTTCACACATCATTGATTTGTTGCAGCAATGCATTGACAACAACACAGATCAGCTTGGTGATGGAGAGATAGAGATTGATATCCATGCTGTCAGTGATGACCTACTATTCGAGTTGAAGAAACATGTTGACAAGTATTTGCAAGAGAGAGAGCAGAGCCAGCAGGCAAAATCTGAGCCTTCTGAGAATGAGGCTGCTAATGTATCTGGCCTTAGCCACTCCTCTACAAATCCCTGCAAAG GTGGTGATCCAGTTGAGGAGGATGTAGATATTTGCGGGAATGCATCCCCTATATTGATAGAAAAAGATGCACACAACAATCCTAACAAGTGTGGTAGCCCAAGTAGTTCCAGCAGTGACTCTGGATCTTCTTCCAGCG ATTCTGAGTCGGGCAGTGACAGTGAAAGCGAACAAGAAAAAGGTGGTAGCCCAGGAAAGCCGAAG GGAAGTAAGAGATCTGAACAACTGGTGGAGCAAGAAAAGAGTGATGTTATAAGTCCAGTCGATGCCATCC GTCCTGCTGATGATGTGGAGCTCCGTGAGCAGGATAACGAGTCAAAGCCTGCCCCAGAGG GGGAGAATTCAAAACCCGACAGGCAAGTCTCCCCAGACAAGCTCTTAAGAGCAGCCCTCCTTAGGAGTCGTTATGCTGATGTGATTGTTAAGGCACAGGGGATTCTCAGCCAG GGTGGAGACAAACAGGAGGAGCTGGAAAAGCTCCAGAAGGAAG AGAAAGCAAGGCTGTTGGCTGAAGGAAATGCAGCTATGGAAGCTCGAAGAGCTGAAGCTGAAGCTGAAGCCAAGCGTAAACGGGACCTTGAGAGGGAGAAAGCTCGCCAGGCCCTGCAGGAG ATGGAGAGAACGGTGGAAATCAATGACAACCTCCATCTAAAGGATTTGGAAATGCTTGGAACGGCAACCACAGAACATATTGTGAGTTCTGTTGATGAGACTAGTCCTGAGCATTCCCAGGATGGCATGCCCAGTTTTCTTCCTGGATCAGGCAATCCATTGGAACAGCTGGGACTCTTCATGAAAgcagatgaggaggaagaggaagaagatcctAGCAGTGTCCCCAGCACTAAAGATGCAGAGGAAGGAGAGATCAACTAG